Proteins co-encoded in one Cytobacillus sp. NJ13 genomic window:
- the aspA gene encoding aspartate ammonia-lyase: MLAAKNSFRIEKDFLGSKEVPVGAYYGVQTLRAVENFPITGYRIHPELIKAMAIVKKAAAKANMEVKRLYSGIGDPIVQAADEMIEGLWHDQVIVDPIQGGAGTSINMNINEILANRAIEIMGYEKGDYSHCSPNTHVNMSQSTNDAFPTAMHISVLNLLDQLILTMEQMHSVFLEKSKEFNHVIKMGRTHLQDAVPIRLGQEFEAYSRVIARDIKRIKQSKQHLYELNMGATAVGTGLNAIPKYIDLVVKHIADISGLPFTGADHLVDATQNTDSYTEVSGALKICMINMSKIANDLRLMASGPRAGLGEISLPARQPGSSIMPGKVNPVLPELINQVAFQVIGNDHTISLASEAGQLELNVMEPVLIFNLLQSISIMNNAFNTFTEHCVKGIEANEERLKEYVEKSVGIITAVNPHLGYEVVSRIAREAILTGSPIRELCLKYDVLTEEELDLILDPYEMTDPGIAGAALLERD; this comes from the coding sequence ATGCTAGCAGCAAAGAACAGCTTCAGAATTGAAAAAGACTTTCTAGGTTCTAAGGAAGTTCCGGTTGGAGCCTATTATGGCGTTCAAACGCTTCGTGCAGTTGAGAACTTTCCGATTACTGGCTACCGGATTCATCCGGAGTTAATCAAGGCAATGGCAATAGTGAAAAAGGCAGCGGCCAAAGCAAATATGGAGGTTAAGCGCCTTTATTCAGGCATTGGAGACCCGATCGTACAGGCAGCCGATGAAATGATTGAAGGACTATGGCATGATCAGGTCATTGTTGACCCGATCCAAGGCGGTGCCGGGACGTCCATCAATATGAATATTAATGAAATCCTTGCGAACCGTGCGATTGAGATCATGGGATATGAAAAGGGAGATTATTCTCATTGCAGCCCAAATACCCATGTCAATATGTCACAATCGACGAATGATGCCTTCCCGACAGCGATGCATATCTCAGTATTAAATCTGCTGGATCAATTAATCCTGACAATGGAACAGATGCATTCCGTTTTCCTTGAAAAATCAAAGGAATTCAACCATGTAATTAAAATGGGGCGGACTCATCTGCAGGATGCCGTTCCAATCAGGCTTGGCCAGGAATTTGAAGCTTACAGCCGTGTCATTGCGCGTGACATTAAGCGCATTAAGCAATCCAAACAGCACTTATATGAATTAAACATGGGTGCAACGGCTGTTGGAACTGGACTAAATGCCATCCCTAAATACATTGACTTGGTAGTGAAGCACATTGCCGACATCAGCGGCCTCCCATTTACAGGGGCTGATCATCTTGTAGATGCCACGCAGAATACGGATTCTTACACGGAAGTTTCCGGAGCATTGAAAATCTGCATGATCAATATGTCCAAAATCGCGAATGACTTGCGTCTAATGGCGTCTGGCCCAAGAGCCGGCCTTGGGGAAATATCGCTTCCAGCAAGACAGCCGGGTTCTTCCATTATGCCGGGGAAAGTAAACCCTGTTCTTCCGGAGCTGATTAACCAGGTGGCATTCCAGGTCATCGGAAACGACCATACGATCTCTCTTGCTTCAGAAGCAGGACAGCTTGAACTGAATGTCATGGAGCCAGTCCTGATCTTTAACCTTCTGCAATCGATCAGCATAATGAACAATGCTTTCAATACGTTTACTGAGCATTGTGTAAAAGGAATCGAAGCCAATGAAGAGAGATTAAAGGAATACGTTGAGAAAAGTGTGGGCATCATCACAGCGGTAAACCCTCACCTCGGCTATGAAGTCGTATCAAGAATCGCGAGGGAAGCCATTTTAACAGGCTCTCCAATCAGGGAACTATGCCTGAAATATGATGTGCTGACAGAAGAAGAACTGGATTTAATTCTCGATCCATATGAAATGACAGATCCTGGCATCGCAGGTGCTGCGCTGCTGGAAAGAGACTAA
- the gnd gene encoding decarboxylating NADP(+)-dependent phosphogluconate dehydrogenase translates to MLNTIGVIGLGVMGSNIALNMANNGEQVAVYNYTRDLTDKLVQKLDGQTINPYYEIGDFVNSLETPRKIFLMVTAGKAIDSVISSLIPFLEEGDVIMDGGNSHYEDTGRRYDELKSKGIGYLGIGISGGEVGALTGPSIMPGGDKEVYDKAAPILTKIAAQVDGIPCCVYIGPKGAGHFVKMVHNGIEYADMQLIAEAYTFLRDKLGLSVKEIADIFEAWNQGELKSYLIEITADILRKKDERTGLPQIDVILDKAGQKGTGKWTSLQAIDNGIPTSIITESLFARYISALKEERVTAETLLTGPEKNQTALEKEEWIEYIRQALYMGKVCAYAQGFTQYKMSSELYGWNLPLKDIALIFRDGCIIRAEFLNVISEAYQEQPNLANLLVSPYFAERIRDYQNGLRKIVCEGIQSGIALPCLSSSLSYYDSYRTGTSNASMLQAQRDYFGAHTYERTDLEGTFHTNWNE, encoded by the coding sequence ATGTTAAATACAATTGGTGTTATTGGTTTAGGAGTAATGGGCAGCAATATCGCTTTGAACATGGCCAATAACGGAGAACAAGTGGCAGTATATAATTACACAAGGGACTTAACCGATAAACTTGTACAAAAACTGGATGGGCAAACTATTAACCCTTATTACGAAATTGGGGATTTTGTAAATTCCTTGGAAACACCAAGAAAAATCTTTTTAATGGTTACCGCAGGGAAAGCTATTGATTCTGTTATCTCCAGCTTGATCCCCTTCCTTGAAGAAGGTGATGTCATCATGGACGGCGGAAACTCCCATTATGAAGATACAGGAAGAAGATATGATGAACTGAAATCAAAAGGAATTGGTTATTTAGGAATTGGAATCTCAGGCGGTGAAGTCGGTGCCTTAACAGGACCTTCCATCATGCCTGGCGGAGACAAAGAGGTCTATGATAAAGCCGCTCCTATTCTTACAAAGATAGCTGCACAGGTTGACGGTATTCCTTGCTGTGTCTATATCGGACCAAAAGGGGCAGGCCATTTCGTTAAAATGGTACATAATGGAATTGAGTATGCGGATATGCAGCTGATTGCCGAAGCCTATACATTTTTAAGAGATAAATTAGGATTATCGGTTAAGGAAATAGCTGATATCTTTGAAGCTTGGAATCAAGGCGAGCTGAAGAGCTATTTAATCGAAATCACGGCAGATATTTTAAGGAAAAAGGATGAGCGTACAGGGCTGCCGCAAATCGATGTCATTCTGGATAAGGCAGGGCAAAAAGGAACCGGAAAATGGACCAGCCTGCAAGCCATCGATAATGGAATTCCAACCTCGATCATTACAGAATCCTTATTCGCCCGTTATATTTCTGCTTTAAAAGAAGAACGTGTGACAGCAGAAACACTCTTAACAGGTCCAGAGAAGAATCAGACAGCCCTCGAAAAAGAGGAGTGGATTGAATACATCCGACAAGCTTTATATATGGGAAAAGTATGCGCCTATGCGCAAGGATTTACCCAATATAAAATGTCATCCGAACTGTATGGCTGGAATCTGCCTCTGAAGGATATCGCCCTGATTTTCCGCGACGGCTGCATCATTCGTGCGGAATTCTTAAATGTCATAAGCGAGGCCTACCAAGAGCAGCCGAACCTGGCCAATTTGTTAGTCTCTCCTTACTTTGCAGAAAGAATCAGGGACTATCAAAACGGGCTGCGTAAAATTGTCTGCGAAGGCATTCAATCCGGCATCGCTTTACCATGCTTGAGCTCATCTCTTTCCTATTACGATAGCTATCGGACAGGAACATCCAATGCGAGCATGCTGCAGGCACAGCGTGATTACTTTGGTGCCCATACGTATGAACGGACTGATTTAGAAGGAACCTTCCACACAAATTGGAATGAATAA
- a CDS encoding GntP family permease, whose protein sequence is MPLVIVGIGIIALLILIMGLKLNTFISLIIVSFGVALALGMPLDQIVKTIEAGLGGTLGHLALIFGLGAMLGKLIADSGGAQRIAMTLVNKFGEKNIQWAVVAASFIIGVALFFEVGLVLLIPIVFAISRELKISILYLGIPMTAALSVTHGFLPPHPGPTVIAGEFGANIGEVLLYGFIIALPTVILAGPVFTKIAKRLVPESFTKSGSIASLGEQKTFKLEDTPGFGISVFTALLPVILMSIATIITLLQKTLGFEDNSILAAIRFIGDAGTSMLISLLVAIYTMGLARKIPIKNVMESCTTAITHIGMMLLIIGGGGAFKQVLIDGGVGDYVAELFKGTNLSPILLAWIIAAILRISLGSATVAALTTAGLVIPMLGQSDVNLALVVLATGAGSLIASHVNDAGFWMFKEYFGLSMKETFATWTLLETIISVAGLGFILLLSLFV, encoded by the coding sequence ATGCCATTAGTAATAGTTGGAATTGGAATCATTGCCTTATTAATACTAATAATGGGCTTAAAATTAAATACCTTTATTTCATTAATCATTGTATCATTTGGTGTTGCTTTAGCACTCGGAATGCCGCTGGATCAAATTGTAAAGACCATTGAAGCAGGATTAGGGGGAACGCTGGGTCACTTGGCACTCATCTTTGGACTTGGCGCCATGCTAGGCAAGCTGATCGCCGACTCTGGAGGTGCACAGCGAATAGCTATGACCCTTGTGAACAAATTCGGTGAAAAGAATATTCAATGGGCCGTAGTGGCAGCATCCTTTATTATTGGTGTAGCATTATTCTTTGAAGTAGGACTTGTATTATTAATTCCGATCGTATTTGCCATTTCAAGAGAATTGAAGATATCCATCTTGTATCTTGGGATTCCAATGACAGCAGCTCTATCTGTCACACACGGATTCCTGCCTCCTCACCCTGGGCCAACTGTCATTGCGGGTGAATTTGGCGCAAACATTGGTGAAGTGCTGCTTTATGGTTTTATCATCGCTCTTCCTACCGTTATTTTAGCTGGACCGGTATTTACAAAAATTGCAAAAAGGCTAGTGCCTGAATCATTTACAAAAAGCGGGAGTATCGCCTCTTTAGGTGAGCAGAAAACATTTAAGCTTGAAGACACTCCTGGTTTTGGAATCAGTGTATTTACGGCTTTACTTCCTGTTATTTTAATGTCGATCGCAACGATTATTACATTGCTTCAAAAAACATTGGGATTTGAAGATAATAGTATTCTAGCCGCAATCCGTTTTATTGGTGACGCCGGCACTTCGATGCTGATCTCCTTATTGGTTGCCATCTATACGATGGGACTGGCAAGGAAGATTCCAATTAAAAATGTGATGGAATCCTGTACAACAGCTATCACCCATATCGGGATGATGCTCTTGATTATTGGCGGAGGCGGTGCCTTCAAACAAGTATTAATCGATGGCGGTGTTGGTGACTATGTAGCAGAGCTATTCAAAGGAACGAACTTATCACCGATTTTGCTTGCATGGATTATCGCTGCCATCCTGCGGATTTCATTAGGGTCTGCCACAGTGGCTGCCTTAACAACAGCTGGTTTAGTCATTCCGATGCTGGGCCAATCGGATGTTAATCTTGCATTAGTGGTGCTTGCAACAGGTGCAGGGAGCTTAATTGCTTCACATGTTAACGATGCCGGCTTCTGGATGTTTAAAGAATACTTTGGATTAAGCATGAAGGAAACGTTTGCAACATGGACCTTGCTTGAAACCATTATATCTGTAGCTGGATTAGGATTTATTTTATTGCTAAGCTTATTTGTATAA
- the gntK gene encoding gluconokinase: MTSYMLGIDIGTTSTKAVLFSEHGEVIQHENIGYPLYTPDISTAEQNPEEIFSAVLQSIANIMKNHSDKNLSFASFSSAMHSVIAMDEDHQPLTPVITWADNRSEAWARKIKDELNGHEVYKRTGTPIHPMSPLSKIAWIVNERPEIARKTKKYIGIKEYIFKKLFDEYVVDYSLASCMGMMNLKTLDWDEEALAIAGVTPAQLSMLVPTTKMFKNCNPKLAKQMGIDPQTPFVIGASDGVLSNLGVNAIRKGEIAITIGTSGAIRTIIDKPQTDEKGRIFCYALTENHWVIGGPVNNGGMVLRWIRDEFASSEIETAKRLGIDPYEVLTKIAERVRPGADGLLFHPYLAGERAPLWNPDVRGSFFGLTMSHKKEHMIRAALEGVIYNLYTVYLALVECMDGPVTRIQATGGFARSEIWRQMMSDIFESEVVIPESYESSCLGACILGLYATGKIDSFEAVSEMVGDTYKHTPHEAAVKEYRQLLPIFIHLSRTLEDDYTSIANYQRRLVQP; the protein is encoded by the coding sequence ATGACTAGCTATATGTTAGGGATTGACATTGGAACCACCAGTACTAAAGCCGTGTTATTCAGTGAACATGGTGAAGTTATTCAGCATGAGAATATTGGATATCCGCTGTACACACCGGATATTTCGACAGCTGAACAGAACCCGGAAGAGATTTTTTCAGCTGTACTGCAGTCCATAGCGAATATTATGAAAAACCATTCAGATAAAAACCTGTCGTTTGCCTCTTTTAGCAGTGCGATGCATAGTGTTATCGCGATGGATGAAGATCATCAGCCGCTTACGCCAGTCATCACATGGGCAGATAATCGCAGCGAAGCATGGGCACGCAAAATTAAAGATGAATTGAATGGACATGAGGTATATAAACGGACTGGAACACCGATACATCCTATGTCACCATTAAGCAAAATCGCCTGGATCGTGAATGAGCGCCCTGAAATCGCCCGCAAAACAAAAAAATATATTGGCATTAAAGAATATATCTTTAAGAAGCTCTTTGATGAATATGTTGTCGATTATTCACTGGCTTCATGCATGGGAATGATGAATCTTAAAACATTGGATTGGGATGAGGAGGCATTAGCGATTGCAGGAGTTACTCCAGCACAATTATCAATGCTTGTGCCCACTACGAAGATGTTCAAGAACTGCAATCCTAAATTAGCCAAACAAATGGGCATCGATCCTCAAACACCTTTTGTCATCGGCGCAAGTGATGGAGTGCTTTCGAATCTGGGTGTTAATGCGATTAGAAAAGGTGAGATTGCCATCACCATTGGGACAAGCGGTGCCATACGGACCATTATTGACAAGCCCCAGACGGATGAAAAGGGGAGAATCTTCTGTTATGCCTTAACGGAAAATCATTGGGTGATTGGCGGACCGGTAAACAATGGAGGGATGGTTCTTCGCTGGATCCGGGATGAATTTGCCTCTTCAGAAATCGAAACGGCCAAAAGATTAGGCATTGATCCGTACGAAGTATTAACAAAAATTGCAGAACGCGTAAGACCAGGTGCAGACGGCTTGCTATTCCATCCATACCTGGCAGGTGAACGTGCTCCTTTATGGAACCCGGACGTGCGCGGTTCATTCTTCGGATTAACCATGTCACATAAGAAGGAACATATGATTCGGGCAGCGCTAGAAGGCGTCATTTATAATCTATACACCGTGTACTTGGCATTAGTTGAATGCATGGACGGCCCGGTAACCCGGATTCAAGCAACGGGAGGATTCGCAAGATCTGAGATCTGGCGGCAGATGATGTCCGATATTTTTGAATCGGAAGTTGTCATACCTGAAAGCTATGAAAGTTCATGTCTTGGTGCCTGTATTTTAGGATTATATGCAACAGGAAAAATCGACTCCTTTGAAGCCGTTTCTGAAATGGTGGGCGATACCTATAAACATACACCGCATGAAGCGGCAGTAAAAGAATATCGACAATTGCTGCCGATTTTCATTCATTTATCAAGAACGTTAGAAGATGATTACACATCGATTGCAAATTATCAGCGAAGATTAGTACAGCCATAA
- a CDS encoding GntR family transcriptional regulator, with protein MNDSNEFLYPQKWLSKASAGDRVAYELRMRIIAGWFESGTTLSENKLAGDFAVSRSPVREALRTLASENIIRLERMGAVVAGLTEKEIEEIYDVRLMIETFVFERLISMDTNELAMELSKVLEMMKVAVKYQDADEFSYQDILFHEIIIRSIGHSYVLLIWNNLKPVMESFILLSMRVRFKENYEDLTRILRNHELYIDAIKTKDRNLMIKSLHENFDDVQGKVEDLWRSQQMLSKGVKQQDD; from the coding sequence ATGAACGATTCTAATGAATTCTTATATCCTCAAAAGTGGCTTTCTAAAGCTTCCGCTGGTGATCGCGTAGCCTATGAGCTTAGAATGCGCATTATTGCCGGCTGGTTTGAAAGCGGTACCACACTTTCAGAAAATAAACTGGCTGGAGATTTTGCGGTAAGCCGTTCACCGGTTCGTGAAGCATTAAGAACACTGGCATCTGAGAATATCATCCGATTAGAAAGAATGGGTGCTGTCGTTGCCGGATTAACAGAAAAAGAAATAGAAGAAATTTATGATGTTCGTCTAATGATCGAAACGTTCGTATTTGAACGTCTCATAAGTATGGATACAAATGAATTAGCAATGGAACTTAGCAAAGTATTGGAAATGATGAAGGTAGCTGTAAAGTATCAGGATGCTGATGAATTTTCTTATCAGGACATCCTGTTCCACGAAATCATCATTCGATCTATTGGCCATTCATACGTCTTACTGATCTGGAATAATTTAAAGCCCGTAATGGAAAGCTTCATTCTTTTGTCCATGCGCGTGCGATTCAAGGAAAATTACGAAGACCTTACTCGGATTTTGAGAAACCATGAACTATATATTGATGCAATCAAAACAAAAGACAGAAACCTCATGATTAAGTCTTTACACGAAAATTTTGATGATGTTCAAGGAAAAGTGGAAGACTTATGGAGATCACAACAAATGCTATCTAAAGGGGTTAAACAACAAGATGACTAG
- a CDS encoding nuclease-related domain-containing protein: MLVKRRSEPHELMSMRYLNTRMELSEKEKLQYSNLEKGYEGELQFDHLAEGLQEERLIINDLLLEVNNSYFQIDALIISESIIHLLEIKNFQGDWYLESDKLYTVTTGREYKNPIYQLKRSAALLRQLLQTLKQNYRVEASVIFINPEFTLYQAPMDQPIVLPTQVNRFMKDLNKTPSKLNDGHTKLAQHLMSLHQPKNPFTVLPKYHFEQLKKGMHCKTCQSLLLTIKNKDLICEKCGGHEKIEQAILRNTKEFKLLFPERKLTTQNIYEWCNLDLSKRTFCRVLKKNYTAFGSTSNTYYV; encoded by the coding sequence ATGTTAGTTAAAAGAAGATCCGAGCCGCATGAATTAATGTCTATGAGATATTTAAACACCCGAATGGAGTTATCTGAAAAGGAAAAACTGCAGTATTCAAACCTTGAAAAAGGCTATGAAGGGGAGCTGCAATTCGACCATCTCGCAGAAGGCCTGCAGGAAGAGAGATTAATCATCAATGATTTGCTATTGGAGGTAAACAACTCCTACTTTCAAATTGATGCCTTGATTATTTCAGAGAGTATAATCCATCTATTAGAAATAAAGAATTTCCAGGGAGACTGGTACTTGGAATCTGACAAGCTTTATACCGTGACCACCGGCCGGGAATATAAAAATCCCATTTACCAATTAAAAAGAAGTGCGGCCCTGCTCCGCCAGCTTCTCCAAACTCTCAAGCAAAATTATCGCGTGGAAGCCTCCGTCATTTTCATTAACCCTGAATTCACCTTATATCAAGCCCCGATGGACCAGCCCATTGTTCTGCCAACCCAAGTCAACCGCTTTATGAAAGATCTGAATAAAACTCCTTCCAAATTAAATGATGGACATACGAAGCTAGCCCAACATTTAATGTCATTACATCAGCCTAAAAACCCATTTACTGTATTGCCCAAATATCACTTTGAACAGCTGAAAAAAGGGATGCATTGCAAAACCTGTCAATCTCTACTGCTAACCATAAAAAACAAGGACCTCATATGCGAAAAGTGCGGAGGGCATGAAAAGATTGAACAAGCGATTCTGCGGAATACAAAGGAATTTAAGCTCCTATTTCCTGAACGAAAGCTTACCACACAAAACATCTATGAATGGTGCAATTTAGATTTAAGCAAAAGAACATTCTGCAGAGTATTAAAGAAAAACTATACGGCTTTCGGCAGTACAAGTAATACTTATTATGTATAA
- a CDS encoding LacI family DNA-binding transcriptional regulator has protein sequence MITIKEIAERANVSRTTVSRVLNDSGYVSEDARKRVLHVIEETGYVPSAHAKSLRTKRTKVIGVILPKISTETSSRLVNGIDDVLAREGYQILLANTNLHAEKEIEYIRLLKSRNVDGMILSATNVQPELIQEIRQLKIPFIMVGQHAKELTNVIFDEYQAARDMAGLLIKKGYEKIAFIGVDEADRAVGYLRKKGYLDAMKEHELPVEASWLQKGIFDIDSGSDCMKGIMESAEDKPQAVLAVTDRLAIGALQYLRQNGFSVPGDVAIAGMGGSELSKYITPALTTIDFSFEDAGREAALLILQKIKGEHEPEITRKIRYRLVERESI, from the coding sequence ATGATTACCATAAAGGAAATAGCAGAAAGGGCGAATGTTTCTCGGACGACTGTTTCGAGGGTTTTAAATGATTCAGGTTATGTGAGTGAGGACGCAAGGAAAAGGGTCCTGCACGTAATCGAGGAGACCGGTTATGTTCCAAGTGCCCATGCGAAGTCACTCCGCACGAAAAGAACAAAAGTTATTGGGGTTATTCTCCCGAAGATCAGCACCGAAACGTCCAGCCGTCTGGTTAATGGGATTGACGATGTATTGGCCAGGGAAGGCTATCAGATTCTTCTTGCTAATACAAATCTTCATGCTGAAAAAGAGATAGAATATATACGGCTTCTCAAAAGCAGGAATGTGGACGGCATGATTCTGTCAGCTACAAACGTGCAGCCGGAATTGATTCAGGAGATCCGTCAGCTGAAAATCCCTTTTATTATGGTGGGTCAGCATGCGAAAGAATTGACGAATGTCATTTTTGATGAATATCAGGCTGCGAGGGACATGGCTGGCCTGCTAATTAAGAAGGGCTATGAAAAAATTGCTTTTATAGGTGTGGATGAAGCTGATCGTGCGGTGGGCTACCTCCGGAAAAAAGGATACCTCGATGCAATGAAGGAACATGAGCTCCCGGTTGAAGCAAGCTGGCTGCAAAAGGGGATTTTCGATATAGACTCCGGATCTGATTGCATGAAGGGCATCATGGAATCTGCTGAAGATAAACCGCAAGCGGTCCTTGCTGTGACAGACCGTCTGGCGATTGGCGCTTTACAGTATCTCAGGCAAAATGGATTTTCCGTTCCCGGTGATGTTGCGATAGCCGGCATGGGCGGATCCGAGCTTTCTAAATATATCACCCCAGCCTTAACAACCATCGATTTTTCCTTTGAAGATGCAGGCCGGGAAGCAGCCTTACTAATTCTTCAAAAAATTAAAGGGGAACATGAACCGGAAATAACGCGGAAAATTAGATATAGACTTGTAGAAAGAGAAAGTATATAA
- a CDS encoding sucrose-specific PTS transporter subunit IIBC, whose amino-acid sequence MSEYRKIAEELIDAVGGRENVHSVAHCATRLRIMVNDKEKIDQERVESINKVKGAFFNSGQYQIIFGTGTVNKVYEEVSGLDIESMSASEQKKEAVKSGSAFQRAIRKFGDVFVPIIPVLVATGLFMGLRGLVMQEEVLALFGMTASDVSENFILFTQVLTDTAFIFLPALVAWSTFRVFGGTPIIGLILGLMLVSPSLPNAWDVAGGNVEPIYFFGFIPVVGYQASVLPAFIAGIIGAKLERVIRKRVPDALDLIITPFLTLLIMIGLSLLVIGPLFHMVEQGILDVTTTVLSWPFGISGILIGGLNQLIVITGVHHIFNMLEIQLLAQYKSNPYNAIVTCAVAAQGGATLAVALKTQSAKLKALAFPSALSAFLGITEPALFGVNLRYGKPFVMGLIGGAAGGFAASLLQLKATGMAVTVIPGTLLYLNGQVLQYILVNVIAIAVAFALTWMFGYSDKAKKEVEQGQ is encoded by the coding sequence ATGTCGGAGTATCGTAAAATTGCAGAAGAATTAATTGACGCTGTCGGGGGCAGGGAGAATGTTCACTCAGTAGCCCACTGTGCGACCAGGCTGCGGATCATGGTGAATGATAAGGAAAAAATTGATCAGGAAAGAGTTGAAAGCATCAATAAGGTAAAAGGAGCTTTCTTCAACTCAGGTCAATATCAGATTATTTTTGGCACGGGAACGGTTAATAAAGTCTATGAAGAAGTATCCGGCCTGGACATTGAATCCATGTCAGCATCAGAGCAGAAAAAAGAAGCGGTTAAAAGCGGTTCTGCTTTCCAAAGGGCGATCCGGAAATTCGGGGATGTATTTGTGCCAATCATTCCAGTCCTTGTTGCAACAGGGCTCTTTATGGGATTGCGCGGACTGGTGATGCAGGAGGAAGTTCTCGCTTTATTTGGCATGACAGCATCTGATGTGTCAGAAAATTTTATTTTATTCACGCAGGTACTGACGGATACGGCATTTATTTTCCTCCCGGCTCTTGTTGCCTGGTCAACCTTTAGAGTGTTTGGCGGGACTCCGATCATTGGTTTAATCCTAGGATTGATGCTCGTGAGTCCTTCTCTGCCAAATGCGTGGGATGTGGCAGGCGGAAATGTTGAACCGATTTACTTTTTTGGATTCATTCCGGTTGTTGGCTATCAGGCTTCTGTCCTGCCAGCCTTTATTGCAGGGATTATTGGGGCAAAATTGGAGAGGGTCATTCGAAAACGGGTGCCGGATGCATTGGATTTAATTATTACCCCATTCTTAACCCTTCTGATCATGATTGGATTATCGCTTCTTGTCATTGGGCCGTTGTTTCATATGGTGGAGCAAGGCATCCTGGATGTTACTACTACTGTGCTCTCATGGCCGTTCGGGATCAGCGGCATTCTTATCGGGGGCCTTAATCAGCTTATCGTTATCACAGGTGTTCATCATATTTTCAATATGCTGGAGATTCAGCTATTGGCTCAGTATAAAAGCAATCCTTACAACGCAATTGTTACATGTGCCGTTGCAGCACAAGGCGGTGCAACCCTAGCAGTCGCTTTAAAAACACAATCAGCCAAATTAAAGGCCCTGGCTTTCCCATCAGCCTTATCCGCGTTTTTGGGAATAACCGAGCCAGCATTGTTCGGTGTCAATTTGCGCTACGGCAAGCCGTTTGTCATGGGACTGATAGGCGGAGCTGCCGGCGGGTTCGCTGCCTCCCTGCTACAGCTGAAAGCGACAGGAATGGCAGTTACGGTTATTCCAGGCACCCTTCTTTACTTAAATGGCCAGGTTCTGCAGTACATTTTAGTCAATGTGATTGCCATCGCAGTGGCCTTTGCCCTGACCTGGATGTTCGGCTACTCGGATAAGGCAAAGAAAGAAGTGGAACAGGGACAGTAA